The following is a genomic window from Nitrospira sp..
CGGCCTCCTGACCCGCCCACTCGATTCGGGCGGTATCGAACGAAGGAGACTTTGAACCGCAATCCCCGGCCCGGTCGTGGTCGTTGCCGCCATCCATGATTCAACTCTTTCACGTCTCAAAATATTACGACCGCCGGCCGGCGCTCTCCGACATCACCCTTGAAATCGAGAAGGGGGAGTTTATTCTCTTGATGGGGCCGAGTGGGGCCGGCAAGACGACGTTGCTCAAGTTATTGATCGGGGCGGAACGGCCCGATGAGGGGCAGATTTTCGTGCAGGGCCGTAGCCTGTCGAAGTTGCGATTGTCTGAAATTCCGACCCTGCGCCGGAAGATCGGTGTCGTGTTGCAAGACTTCCGCCTCTTGCCCAAAAAAACCGTCTTCGACAACGTGTCGTTGCCCCTCCTGGTCCAAGGCGTCTCGACCGGCGAAATCAAGCGCAAGGTGACGGAAACGTTGCGGGCGGTCGGATTG
Proteins encoded in this region:
- a CDS encoding Cell-division-associated, ABC-transporter-like signaling protein FtsE, with protein sequence MIQLFHVSKYYDRRPALSDITLEIEKGEFILLMGPSGAGKTTLLKLLIGAERPDEGQIFVQGRSLSKLRLSEIPTLRRKIGVVLQDFRLLPKKTVFDNVSLPLLVQGVSTGEIKRKVTETLRAVGLDHKKDLFPTGLSTGEQQRVCIARAIVNGPIVLLADEPTGNLDPELTSEIIDLFKSINARGTTVMVATHDPNVLAQVNRRVITLEQGKVVSYERVGA